A window of the Brassica napus cultivar Da-Ae chromosome A2, Da-Ae, whole genome shotgun sequence genome harbors these coding sequences:
- the LOC106383963 gene encoding protein EMSY-LIKE 3-like isoform X1, whose protein sequence is MDYRPSDSSGTDDDLPPSRYQRSGRPAGNGRPSVLNTAPLSRVHNDMETQIHLIEQEAYSSILRAFKAQSDAITWEKESLITELRKELRVSDEEHRELLSRVNADEMIRRIREWRKGNSFQSGAPQMVHDNAPSPAVSGSRKKQKTSQPIASLAMGAPSPAMHPSMQPSSSAALRRGGPPPGPKTKKPKTSMQFPATGIAGRPQPGTVTNEPDPLVGKKVWTKWPEDNNFYEAVITDYKAAEGRHALVYDMNTLNETWEWVNLKEISPGDIRWEGEDAGVSRKGGHPGQGRGSTKAMARGGPAGQAIGRGRGSMKIQQHKAQNGVGKKALGDIEILHTETLIKEVEKVFRSVNPNPAEVEKAKKVLRDHEQALVDAIARLEEMSDGESGNI, encoded by the exons ATGGATTACCGACCTTCTGATAGTAGTG GTACGGATGATGACCTTCCTCCAAGTAGATATCAGAGAAGCGGGAGACCAGCTGGTAATGGCAGACCTTCAGTTCTCAACACTGCTCCTTTGTCAAGGGTGCACAATGACATGGAAACTCAAATTCATCTCATTGAGCAAGAAGCCTACAGCTCAATACTCCGTGCTTTTAAAGCCCAGTCTGATGCTATTACCTGG GAGAAAGAAAGTTTGATCACTGAACTCAGAAAAGAACTTCGGGTGTCTGATGAGGAACACAGAGAGCTGTTATCAAGGGTTAATGCTGATGAAATGATCAGGCGAATAAG GGAATGGAGAAAGGGGAACAGCTTTCAGTCCGGTGCTCCTCAGATGGTTCATGATAATGCTCCGAGTCCAGCTGTTTCAGGATCACGTAAGAAGCAAAAGACATCACAACCAATCGCCTCGTTAGCTATGGGTGCGCCATCTCCTGCTATGCACCCATCAATGCAGCCATCTTCATCTGCTGCGCTAAGAAGAGGAGGTCCTCCACCAGGTCCAAAGACCAAGAAGCCAAAGACA TCGATGCAGTTCCCAGCTACAGGCATTGCTGGAAGGCCCCAGCCAGGCACAGTAACAAATGAACCAGATCCGTTGGTTGGGAAGAAGGTATGGACAAAGTGGCCTGAGGACAACAACTTCTATGAAGCTGTTATAACTGACTACAAAGCCGCTGAG GGGAGGCATGCTTTAGTGTATGACATGAACACTCTGAATGAAACTTGGGAATGGGTAAATCTTAAAGAG aTATCTCCGGGAGATATCAGATGGGAAGGTGAGGATGCTGGGGTTTCTCGTAAAGGAGGACATCCTGGGCAAGGCCGTGGAAGTACAAAGGCCATGGCTCGTGGTGGTCCCGCAGGCCAAGCTATTGGTAGAGGTAGAGGAAGCATGAAGATACAGCAGCACAAGGCACAGAATGGCGTTGGGAAGAAAGCTTTAGGCGATATTGAAATACTCCACACTGAGACACTAATAAAAGAG GTAGAAAAAGTGTTTAGATCCGTTAATCCCAACCCAGCAGAGGTAGAGAAGGCAAAGAAAGTGCTAAGA GATCATGAGCAAGCTCTTGTGGATGCAATTGCAAGGCTTGAAGAAATGTCAGATGGGGAAAGCGGTAATATTTGA
- the LOC106383963 gene encoding protein EMSY-LIKE 3-like isoform X2 — protein sequence MDYRPSDSSGTDDDLPPSRYQRSGRPAGNGRPSVLNTAPLSRVHNDMETQIHLIEQEAYSSILRAFKAQSDAITWEKESLITELRKELRVSDEEHRELLSRVNADEMIRRIREWRKGNSFQSGAPQMVHDNAPSPAVSGSRKKQKTSQPIASLAMGAPSPAMHPSMQPSSSAALRRGGPPPGPKTKKPKTFPATGIAGRPQPGTVTNEPDPLVGKKVWTKWPEDNNFYEAVITDYKAAEGRHALVYDMNTLNETWEWVNLKEISPGDIRWEGEDAGVSRKGGHPGQGRGSTKAMARGGPAGQAIGRGRGSMKIQQHKAQNGVGKKALGDIEILHTETLIKEVEKVFRSVNPNPAEVEKAKKVLRDHEQALVDAIARLEEMSDGESGNI from the exons ATGGATTACCGACCTTCTGATAGTAGTG GTACGGATGATGACCTTCCTCCAAGTAGATATCAGAGAAGCGGGAGACCAGCTGGTAATGGCAGACCTTCAGTTCTCAACACTGCTCCTTTGTCAAGGGTGCACAATGACATGGAAACTCAAATTCATCTCATTGAGCAAGAAGCCTACAGCTCAATACTCCGTGCTTTTAAAGCCCAGTCTGATGCTATTACCTGG GAGAAAGAAAGTTTGATCACTGAACTCAGAAAAGAACTTCGGGTGTCTGATGAGGAACACAGAGAGCTGTTATCAAGGGTTAATGCTGATGAAATGATCAGGCGAATAAG GGAATGGAGAAAGGGGAACAGCTTTCAGTCCGGTGCTCCTCAGATGGTTCATGATAATGCTCCGAGTCCAGCTGTTTCAGGATCACGTAAGAAGCAAAAGACATCACAACCAATCGCCTCGTTAGCTATGGGTGCGCCATCTCCTGCTATGCACCCATCAATGCAGCCATCTTCATCTGCTGCGCTAAGAAGAGGAGGTCCTCCACCAGGTCCAAAGACCAAGAAGCCAAAGACA TTCCCAGCTACAGGCATTGCTGGAAGGCCCCAGCCAGGCACAGTAACAAATGAACCAGATCCGTTGGTTGGGAAGAAGGTATGGACAAAGTGGCCTGAGGACAACAACTTCTATGAAGCTGTTATAACTGACTACAAAGCCGCTGAG GGGAGGCATGCTTTAGTGTATGACATGAACACTCTGAATGAAACTTGGGAATGGGTAAATCTTAAAGAG aTATCTCCGGGAGATATCAGATGGGAAGGTGAGGATGCTGGGGTTTCTCGTAAAGGAGGACATCCTGGGCAAGGCCGTGGAAGTACAAAGGCCATGGCTCGTGGTGGTCCCGCAGGCCAAGCTATTGGTAGAGGTAGAGGAAGCATGAAGATACAGCAGCACAAGGCACAGAATGGCGTTGGGAAGAAAGCTTTAGGCGATATTGAAATACTCCACACTGAGACACTAATAAAAGAG GTAGAAAAAGTGTTTAGATCCGTTAATCCCAACCCAGCAGAGGTAGAGAAGGCAAAGAAAGTGCTAAGA GATCATGAGCAAGCTCTTGTGGATGCAATTGCAAGGCTTGAAGAAATGTCAGATGGGGAAAGCGGTAATATTTGA
- the LOC106383963 gene encoding protein EMSY-LIKE 3-like isoform X3 — translation MDYRPSDSSGTDDDLPPSRYQRSGRPAGNGRPSVLNTAPLSRVHNDMETQIHLIEQEAYSSILRAFKAQSDAITWEKESLITELRKELRVSDEEHRELLSRVNADEMIRRIREWRKGNSFQSGAPQMVHDNAPSPAVSGSRKKQKTSQPIASLAMGAPSPAMHPSMQPSSSAALRRGGPPPGPKTKKPKTSMQFPATGIAGRPQPGTVTNEPDPLVGKKVWTKWPEDNNFYEAVITDYKAAEISPGDIRWEGEDAGVSRKGGHPGQGRGSTKAMARGGPAGQAIGRGRGSMKIQQHKAQNGVGKKALGDIEILHTETLIKEVEKVFRSVNPNPAEVEKAKKVLRDHEQALVDAIARLEEMSDGESGNI, via the exons ATGGATTACCGACCTTCTGATAGTAGTG GTACGGATGATGACCTTCCTCCAAGTAGATATCAGAGAAGCGGGAGACCAGCTGGTAATGGCAGACCTTCAGTTCTCAACACTGCTCCTTTGTCAAGGGTGCACAATGACATGGAAACTCAAATTCATCTCATTGAGCAAGAAGCCTACAGCTCAATACTCCGTGCTTTTAAAGCCCAGTCTGATGCTATTACCTGG GAGAAAGAAAGTTTGATCACTGAACTCAGAAAAGAACTTCGGGTGTCTGATGAGGAACACAGAGAGCTGTTATCAAGGGTTAATGCTGATGAAATGATCAGGCGAATAAG GGAATGGAGAAAGGGGAACAGCTTTCAGTCCGGTGCTCCTCAGATGGTTCATGATAATGCTCCGAGTCCAGCTGTTTCAGGATCACGTAAGAAGCAAAAGACATCACAACCAATCGCCTCGTTAGCTATGGGTGCGCCATCTCCTGCTATGCACCCATCAATGCAGCCATCTTCATCTGCTGCGCTAAGAAGAGGAGGTCCTCCACCAGGTCCAAAGACCAAGAAGCCAAAGACA TCGATGCAGTTCCCAGCTACAGGCATTGCTGGAAGGCCCCAGCCAGGCACAGTAACAAATGAACCAGATCCGTTGGTTGGGAAGAAGGTATGGACAAAGTGGCCTGAGGACAACAACTTCTATGAAGCTGTTATAACTGACTACAAAGCCGCTGAG aTATCTCCGGGAGATATCAGATGGGAAGGTGAGGATGCTGGGGTTTCTCGTAAAGGAGGACATCCTGGGCAAGGCCGTGGAAGTACAAAGGCCATGGCTCGTGGTGGTCCCGCAGGCCAAGCTATTGGTAGAGGTAGAGGAAGCATGAAGATACAGCAGCACAAGGCACAGAATGGCGTTGGGAAGAAAGCTTTAGGCGATATTGAAATACTCCACACTGAGACACTAATAAAAGAG GTAGAAAAAGTGTTTAGATCCGTTAATCCCAACCCAGCAGAGGTAGAGAAGGCAAAGAAAGTGCTAAGA GATCATGAGCAAGCTCTTGTGGATGCAATTGCAAGGCTTGAAGAAATGTCAGATGGGGAAAGCGGTAATATTTGA
- the LOC106383963 gene encoding protein EMSY-LIKE 3-like isoform X4, translating to MDYRPSDSSGTDDDLPPSRYQRSGRPAGNGRPSVLNTAPLSRVHNDMETQIHLIEQEAYSSILRAFKAQSDAITWEKESLITELRKELRVSDEEHRELLSRVNADEMIRRIREWRKGNSFQSGAPQMVHDNAPSPAVSGSRKKQKTSQPIASLAMGAPSPAMHPSMQPSSSAALRRGGPPPGPKTKKPKTFPATGIAGRPQPGTVTNEPDPLVGKKVWTKWPEDNNFYEAVITDYKAAEISPGDIRWEGEDAGVSRKGGHPGQGRGSTKAMARGGPAGQAIGRGRGSMKIQQHKAQNGVGKKALGDIEILHTETLIKEVEKVFRSVNPNPAEVEKAKKVLRDHEQALVDAIARLEEMSDGESGNI from the exons ATGGATTACCGACCTTCTGATAGTAGTG GTACGGATGATGACCTTCCTCCAAGTAGATATCAGAGAAGCGGGAGACCAGCTGGTAATGGCAGACCTTCAGTTCTCAACACTGCTCCTTTGTCAAGGGTGCACAATGACATGGAAACTCAAATTCATCTCATTGAGCAAGAAGCCTACAGCTCAATACTCCGTGCTTTTAAAGCCCAGTCTGATGCTATTACCTGG GAGAAAGAAAGTTTGATCACTGAACTCAGAAAAGAACTTCGGGTGTCTGATGAGGAACACAGAGAGCTGTTATCAAGGGTTAATGCTGATGAAATGATCAGGCGAATAAG GGAATGGAGAAAGGGGAACAGCTTTCAGTCCGGTGCTCCTCAGATGGTTCATGATAATGCTCCGAGTCCAGCTGTTTCAGGATCACGTAAGAAGCAAAAGACATCACAACCAATCGCCTCGTTAGCTATGGGTGCGCCATCTCCTGCTATGCACCCATCAATGCAGCCATCTTCATCTGCTGCGCTAAGAAGAGGAGGTCCTCCACCAGGTCCAAAGACCAAGAAGCCAAAGACA TTCCCAGCTACAGGCATTGCTGGAAGGCCCCAGCCAGGCACAGTAACAAATGAACCAGATCCGTTGGTTGGGAAGAAGGTATGGACAAAGTGGCCTGAGGACAACAACTTCTATGAAGCTGTTATAACTGACTACAAAGCCGCTGAG aTATCTCCGGGAGATATCAGATGGGAAGGTGAGGATGCTGGGGTTTCTCGTAAAGGAGGACATCCTGGGCAAGGCCGTGGAAGTACAAAGGCCATGGCTCGTGGTGGTCCCGCAGGCCAAGCTATTGGTAGAGGTAGAGGAAGCATGAAGATACAGCAGCACAAGGCACAGAATGGCGTTGGGAAGAAAGCTTTAGGCGATATTGAAATACTCCACACTGAGACACTAATAAAAGAG GTAGAAAAAGTGTTTAGATCCGTTAATCCCAACCCAGCAGAGGTAGAGAAGGCAAAGAAAGTGCTAAGA GATCATGAGCAAGCTCTTGTGGATGCAATTGCAAGGCTTGAAGAAATGTCAGATGGGGAAAGCGGTAATATTTGA
- the LOC106383978 gene encoding 5-formyltetrahydrofolate cyclo-ligase, mitochondrial-like isoform X2, which yields MIGARVFCIPTATLERSSSSSIFFFFPKISTRPVSRLSTTVAMSTTSKSQEELDSIFKQKRVVRSTVRKSLKAMNPSLRTQQDDAIQNTVLEAPWFKSCRRLCAYISCKSLNEVDTSRILSKILQHPDSNTMGAKKLYVPWVEDKKSNMRMLHISHMDDLIANSMNILEPALVDALGNEREDVLQADEPIDLFILPGLAFDRCGRRLGRGGGYYDTFLKRYEDRAKDKGWSNPLMIALSYSPQILEDGGIPVTPNDVMIDALVTPSGVVPITPRAIERM from the exons ATGATTGGAGCTCGAGTCTTTTGTATCCCGACAGCAACACTTgaaagatcatcatcatcatcaatcttcttcttcttccccaagATCTCGACCCGACCCGTTTCCAGATTATCAACCACCGTCGCCATGAGCACCACCAGCAAAAGCCAAGAGGAGCTCGATTCCATTTTCAAGCAGAAACGTGTCGTGCGTTCCACCGTCCGCAAATCATTAAAAGCCATGAACCCTTCTCTCCGCACCCAACAAG ATGATGCAATTCAGAACACTGTTCTCGAAGCTCCTTGGTTCAAATCATGTCGGAGACTGTGTGCTTACATTAGCTGCAAGTCTCTCAACGAAGTCGACACTTCAAGAATCCTGTCCAAGATTCTCCAACATCCTG attCAAATACAATGGGAGCGAAAAAGCTATATGTCCCATGGGTAGAGGATAAGAAGAGTAACATGCGTATGCTGCACATATCTCATATGGATGACCTCATTGCAAACTCTATGAACATTTTGGAACCAGCTCTCGTTGATGCTCTAGGGAATGAGCGTGAAGATG TGTTGCAAGCAGATGAACCAATCGATCTATTCATCTTGCCAGGTCTTGCGTTTGACAGATGTGGGCGACGTTTAGGTCGTGGGGGTGG CTACTACGACACTTTCTTGAAGAGATATGAGGACCGTGCAAAGGATAAGGGCTGGAGCAATCCACTTATGA TTGCATTGTCATATTCGCCTCAGATTCTTGAGGATGGAGGTATTCCTGTAACGCCGAATGATGTTATGATCGATGCCCTTGTGACACCTTCTGGTGTTGTTCCCATTACTCCTCGTGCTATCGAGAG AATGTGA
- the LOC106383978 gene encoding 5-formyltetrahydrofolate cyclo-ligase, mitochondrial-like isoform X1, which yields MIGARVFCIPTATLERSSSSSIFFFFPKISTRPVSRLSTTVAMSTTSKSQEELDSIFKQKRVVRSTVRKSLKAMNPSLRTQQDDAIQNTVLEAPWFKSCRRLCAYISCKSLNEVDTSRILSKILQHPDSNTMGAKKLYVPWVEDKKSNMRMLHISHMDDLIANSMNILEPALVDALGNEREDGSLLLFFFLCFHHIISIITRDRDVTLCFLLWTVLQADEPIDLFILPGLAFDRCGRRLGRGGGYYDTFLKRYEDRAKDKGWSNPLMIALSYSPQILEDGGIPVTPNDVMIDALVTPSGVVPITPRAIERM from the exons ATGATTGGAGCTCGAGTCTTTTGTATCCCGACAGCAACACTTgaaagatcatcatcatcatcaatcttcttcttcttccccaagATCTCGACCCGACCCGTTTCCAGATTATCAACCACCGTCGCCATGAGCACCACCAGCAAAAGCCAAGAGGAGCTCGATTCCATTTTCAAGCAGAAACGTGTCGTGCGTTCCACCGTCCGCAAATCATTAAAAGCCATGAACCCTTCTCTCCGCACCCAACAAG ATGATGCAATTCAGAACACTGTTCTCGAAGCTCCTTGGTTCAAATCATGTCGGAGACTGTGTGCTTACATTAGCTGCAAGTCTCTCAACGAAGTCGACACTTCAAGAATCCTGTCCAAGATTCTCCAACATCCTG attCAAATACAATGGGAGCGAAAAAGCTATATGTCCCATGGGTAGAGGATAAGAAGAGTAACATGCGTATGCTGCACATATCTCATATGGATGACCTCATTGCAAACTCTATGAACATTTTGGAACCAGCTCTCGTTGATGCTCTAGGGAATGAGCGTGAAGATGGTAgcctccttcttttttttttcctatgcTTCCACCACATTATAAGTATTATCACACGGGATAGAGATGTcactttgtgttttcttctatGGACAGTGTTGCAAGCAGATGAACCAATCGATCTATTCATCTTGCCAGGTCTTGCGTTTGACAGATGTGGGCGACGTTTAGGTCGTGGGGGTGG CTACTACGACACTTTCTTGAAGAGATATGAGGACCGTGCAAAGGATAAGGGCTGGAGCAATCCACTTATGA TTGCATTGTCATATTCGCCTCAGATTCTTGAGGATGGAGGTATTCCTGTAACGCCGAATGATGTTATGATCGATGCCCTTGTGACACCTTCTGGTGTTGTTCCCATTACTCCTCGTGCTATCGAGAG AATGTGA